The following is a genomic window from Solidesulfovibrio fructosivorans JJ].
GCCTTGGCGAAACGGACCTGAATGGACAGGCCGCCGGCGAAATCGACGCCATAGCGCGGTCCGCCCTTGACGGCCAGGGACACGAAACCGGCCACGATCACGGCGGCCGAGACCAGATAGGCCAGCTTGCGGTACTTGAGAAAATTGATTTTCGTGCCGGGCCGGATCAGCTCCAGAACCATCGTCTCCCCCTTCGGGTGTTGCGGGATTGCCGGGCTATTGGACGCACGGCGGCATGACGCCCGTGCCTTCGGGCGCACAGGCGTCGCACCTTCCGCCAAATGCGCGCGCCTTGTCAAGCCTGCCCGGCGGATGGCGGGCGGGCCCCAAGGGCGCGCGGGCGCGCGACGTGGCTACTCGCCGGATGCCATGGGCACGGGGGTCAGTCCCCGAAACTCCAAAGCGCGGGATTTGAGCGGTTCGGGATGGCGCGGGTCCATGGTCCTTGTCGCCGTGTCGGCAAAAAGGCTTCTGGCCAACAAGCGACTTCCCGGGGAACTCAACTCATGGGCTTGAATGCACAAAAAGGCGAAAAGCACTGCAAACAAGACAAGACGCAAGACATCAGACATCCAGGGACTCCTTGTTCGCTGTTTTGCCCGGCAACCCCTCCCGGTTGCAAGGCTGGCGCGGTGTCCGCAGGCATAAACGATACAAGCAATTTGTTTTCCGGTAGCACAATACACAGAGAATGCAACCGGCGTCATGCGATTGAAACATGGAGCGGGGGCGGACCGCTACGGCCCGCCCCGCCTGTCATCGGGACGCGTTATCCCGGCGCCGATGACACCCTTGCCGCACATTTTTTTTAAAAAAATACGCAGGTATTTTTCGGGACGACGTCACCGCCAATACTTGAGAAAAGGACTTTGGGGCGTCAAGACCAGGCGCGTGTCCTTGGAGAGCCCGTTGCGATAGGCCTCCAGACTGCGGCTGAAGGAGAAGAACTCCGGGTCCTTTCCCACGGCCTCGGCCCAGACCGACGTCGCCGCGGCATCGCCCTCGCCGCGCAGCACCTGGGCCTGACGCTCGGCTTCGGCCAAAATCACGGTGCGGTCCTTGTTCGCGGCGGACTTGATCTTTTCCATCTCCTCGTAGCCTTCGGAGCGGTAGAGCTTGGCTTGGCGCTCACGCTCGGCCCGCATGCGGCCGTAGATGGCCTGGGCGTTTTCCGGCGGCAGGTCGGTGCGCTTGATGCGCACGTCCACCACCTGGATGCCGTAGGGCGCGAGCAGCTCCGTGGACTTCTTGGTCACCTCGGCCATGATCGAGGCCCGTTTTTCCGAGACCACGTCCTGCAAGGTGTACTGCCCGAGCGCCACGCGCACCTCGGCGTAGATGATGTCGTCGAGGCGGGCATGGGCCCGGCCCACGGTGCGAAGCGTCCGGTAAAAAAGCAGGGGATCGGTGATGCGCCAGCGGGCGTAGTTGTCCACCACGAGGTTTTTCTTGTCCAAGGTGAGGACCTCGGCCGCCTTGGCGTCGTATTGGAGAAGCCTCGCATCGAAAAAGACCACGTTTTGCACAAAGGGGATCTTGGCGTGCAGCCCGGGCTCCTTGGTGTCGCCCGTCGGTTTGCCGAGTTGCAGCACGATGGCCGTTTCGGTCTGGTCCACCTCGTAGACCGTCTGAAAGACGGCCAAGAGCGCGATAAAGGCCACCACGGCGGTGATGATCAGGGAATTTTTCACGGACGGCCTCCCTTGGCCGCCGGGGCCGGTTGGGGCGTCGCCTTGGACGCCTGGGCGGCCCGAGCCGCCGCGCCGCCGGCCTGGGGCAACGCCCCGAGCGGCAGGTAGGGCAGGACCTTGCCGGCCGCGTCGCTGCCGAGAATGATCTTCTCCACGCCGGGGCTGTCGAAAACGCTTTCCATGGTCTCGATATACAGGCGCTCGCGCGTGACGTCCTTGGCCTTTTCGTAGGCGTCGCGCAGGGCCGCGAAACGGTCCGCGCCGCCCTTGGCCCGGCGGATCGTCTGTTCCTTGTAGGCGGCGGCCTCGTTGATGATGCCCGCCGCCCGGCCCCGGGCCTTGGGCAGGATGTCGTTGGAGTAGGCGTCGGCCTCGTTTATGAGCCGGCTTTTGTCCTCGCGGGCGCTGGCCACGTCCTTGAAGGCGTCGACCACCTCGCGGGGCGGGTGCACGTCCTGGAGCTGCACGGCCGTCACTTCGATGCCGGAATCGTAGCGGTCGAGCATATACTGGAGAAGATCCTTGGTGTCGGCCTGCACCTTGAGCTTGCCCGAGGTCAAAACGGAGTCGATCTTGGCCTTGCCCATGACCTCGCGCATGGCCGCCTCGGCCGCGCTTTTGAGCGTCTCGTCGGGCTGGGCGATCTTGAAGAGGTAATCCACGGGGTTGCCGATCTGGTATTGCACGCTGAACTGCACGTCCACGATGTTCTCGTCGCCCGTGAGCATGAGCGACTCCTCGGGCACGCGCCGGTTCTGCAACGATTCGCCCTGGCGGCCGTAGACGGAGCGGAAGCCGATCTCCACCCGGCGCACCTGCGAAACCTTCGGGGTCTTTACGGTTTCGACGGGAAACGGTAAGTGATAATGCGGTCCGGGACCGGTTGTGTAGGCATAGGCGCCGAAACGCTGGACCACGCCGGCCTCGTCGGGTTCGACGATATAGATGCCGCTGGCGATCCATAAAATCGCCACGACAATGATGACGATTTTCGGCCCGCCGGGGAGCCGTTCCCGCAGAGCGGAAAATTTCTTGCCCAGGTCCTCGCCGACGCGGCCCGGGTCAGGCATCTGCGACCCGTAACGGCGTTTTTGCTCCGTGAGCTTGTCCCAATCCCAGTTCATTCAAGGCGGCATAGGAGAGATGGGGGGGAAGGTCAAGGGACGCCCGCCGTGTCCCCCGTTTCGCCGAACGCGCCAGGAGGTACTATGAAGCCAGTGTCGCCCGGGGTTTTCCGGGCCTACGACATCCGGGGCATCGTGGATGTGGATTTCGACCCGGACTGGGTGGAACTGCTCGGCCGCGCGGCCGGCACGTTTTTCGCGCGCCGGGGGCAGATGCGCGCCGTGCTCGGCCACGACTGCCGTCTGACCTCGCCCGAGTACCAGGCCCGCCTGGCCGCCGGGCTCGTCGCCTGCGGCATCGACGTGACCTGTCTCGGCATGGTGCCGACCCCGGTGTTCTACTACGGGGTCAAGGCCCTGGCCCGCAGGGCCGGCATCATGGTCACGGCCAGCCACAACCCGCCGGAGTTCAACGGCTTCAAGATATGGTCCGGCGAGACCACCATCCATACCGACGCCATCCGGGAGATCTACGACATCATGGCCGCCGGCGAATTCGCTAAGGGTTCGGGCGTGGTCTGCGAACACAACATCAAACCGTCGTACGTCGAGCATGTCTCCGAGCAGATGGTGCTGTCCCGGCCGGTGACGGTGGTCGTCGACGGCGGCAACGGAGCCGGCGGGCTCATCTGCGCCGAGGTGCTGCGC
Proteins encoded in this region:
- the hflK gene encoding FtsH protease activity modulator HflK, with the protein product MNWDWDKLTEQKRRYGSQMPDPGRVGEDLGKKFSALRERLPGGPKIVIIVVAILWIASGIYIVEPDEAGVVQRFGAYAYTTGPGPHYHLPFPVETVKTPKVSQVRRVEIGFRSVYGRQGESLQNRRVPEESLMLTGDENIVDVQFSVQYQIGNPVDYLFKIAQPDETLKSAAEAAMREVMGKAKIDSVLTSGKLKVQADTKDLLQYMLDRYDSGIEVTAVQLQDVHPPREVVDAFKDVASAREDKSRLINEADAYSNDILPKARGRAAGIINEAAAYKEQTIRRAKGGADRFAALRDAYEKAKDVTRERLYIETMESVFDSPGVEKIILGSDAAGKVLPYLPLGALPQAGGAAARAAQASKATPQPAPAAKGGRP
- the hflC gene encoding protease modulator HflC; amino-acid sequence: MKNSLIITAVVAFIALLAVFQTVYEVDQTETAIVLQLGKPTGDTKEPGLHAKIPFVQNVVFFDARLLQYDAKAAEVLTLDKKNLVVDNYARWRITDPLLFYRTLRTVGRAHARLDDIIYAEVRVALGQYTLQDVVSEKRASIMAEVTKKSTELLAPYGIQVVDVRIKRTDLPPENAQAIYGRMRAERERQAKLYRSEGYEEMEKIKSAANKDRTVILAEAERQAQVLRGEGDAAATSVWAEAVGKDPEFFSFSRSLEAYRNGLSKDTRLVLTPQSPFLKYWR